A window from Candidatus Nitrosotenuis uzonensis encodes these proteins:
- a CDS encoding DUF4443 domain-containing protein, with translation MNSRQQIQILQNIISRKGSSKILTFSMPHVFKALQMLYYEPYVSRASFCTSLYMGEGAVKTMILHLKKEGMADSTKSGTFLTQKGRRFMKNLLDNIPAECEIKKCSISIGKFNHAILLKKYAFATKSGTEQRDFAIMYGATGATTIIFRDGRFTFPNDTADCLLNDKNTKKTLCNFLKPENEDMIIITSANEPFVAEISAKNSALWTMATHTR, from the coding sequence ATGAACTCAAGACAACAAATACAGATTTTGCAAAATATCATTTCAAGAAAAGGATCAAGCAAAATTCTCACCTTCTCAATGCCGCATGTCTTCAAGGCGCTCCAGATGCTCTATTACGAACCTTACGTTAGCAGGGCATCATTTTGTACCAGCCTGTACATGGGCGAGGGCGCAGTAAAAACAATGATCTTGCACTTGAAAAAAGAAGGTATGGCAGACTCTACAAAGTCCGGAACGTTCTTGACCCAGAAGGGAAGGAGATTTATGAAAAACCTTCTTGACAACATACCTGCAGAGTGCGAAATCAAAAAATGCTCAATATCTATAGGAAAGTTCAACCATGCAATACTGCTAAAAAAATATGCGTTTGCAACAAAATCCGGAACCGAACAAAGAGATTTTGCTATAATGTATGGGGCTACAGGCGCCACAACGATAATTTTCCGTGATGGCAGATTTACGTTTCCAAATGATACTGCTGACTGCCTGCTGAACGATAAGAACACAAAAAAGACATTATGTAATTTTCTAAAGCCCGAGAATGAGGATATGATAATAATAACATCTGCAAACGAGCCTTTTGTAGCAGAAATCTCTGCAAAAAACTCTGCTTTATGGACAATGGCAACTCATACCAGATAG
- the prf1 gene encoding peptide chain release factor aRF-1: MGKINIEKQDSVKIYKIKKTLDELSRISGRGTELISVYIPKGKQLHMVINNLREEQGTADNIKSDLTRSHVVDALSRVQQRLKLYKNTPEHGLVIFCGALPPEGGGPIGSEVIKVWEIEPPKDLSTFLYRCDDHFHVDILKDMLKDDNLIGFLAIDTKDAGWGLLHGDKIEVLRETSSGVAGKHRQGGQSARRFERLREMELSYYYNRVAEVTKEFFIDIYPIKGLIVSGPGPTKEDFLKSNYLEYRLQNMVIATLDTSYSGAEGIREAFLKAQDVLSDFRLSEEKKLVEKLFREINARSGLGVYGMADILQLLKNNVVDTLLITDDTNLYRLEVKCKRCQNVQEEIIERPKLIPRQTEMLNKPCPACKSMDQEAVSQDIVDYISLIATPVGTKVEVISGASEYGAMLSSLGKIGAILRYNPNQ; the protein is encoded by the coding sequence ATGGGCAAGATCAATATTGAAAAGCAAGACTCTGTGAAAATCTACAAGATAAAGAAAACTCTTGATGAGCTATCACGTATTTCGGGCAGGGGTACTGAGCTTATCTCAGTATACATACCAAAAGGCAAGCAGCTCCACATGGTCATAAACAACCTACGTGAGGAGCAAGGAACTGCAGATAATATAAAATCAGATCTGACAAGGTCGCATGTGGTGGACGCTCTCTCAAGGGTCCAGCAAAGGTTAAAGCTATACAAGAACACACCAGAGCATGGCCTTGTAATATTCTGTGGTGCACTGCCGCCGGAAGGAGGAGGCCCAATAGGCAGCGAGGTAATCAAGGTCTGGGAGATAGAGCCCCCAAAGGATCTTTCCACATTCCTGTATAGATGCGATGATCACTTTCATGTAGATATACTAAAAGACATGCTAAAAGACGACAACCTAATTGGTTTTCTGGCAATAGATACAAAGGATGCAGGATGGGGCCTGCTGCATGGTGATAAAATCGAAGTACTCCGTGAGACCAGCTCAGGCGTTGCAGGAAAACACAGGCAAGGAGGCCAGTCGGCAAGAAGATTTGAGCGGCTCAGAGAGATGGAGCTTAGTTACTATTACAACAGAGTAGCCGAGGTCACAAAAGAGTTTTTCATCGACATTTATCCAATAAAGGGGCTCATAGTGTCAGGACCCGGTCCCACAAAGGAAGATTTTTTGAAATCAAACTATCTTGAATACAGATTGCAGAACATGGTGATTGCCACTCTTGATACGTCATATTCTGGTGCTGAGGGAATACGTGAGGCTTTCTTAAAAGCTCAAGACGTCTTGTCCGATTTCCGATTATCTGAGGAGAAAAAGCTGGTAGAGAAGCTTTTCCGGGAGATAAACGCCCGTTCAGGCCTTGGGGTGTATGGAATGGCAGACATATTACAACTGCTCAAAAATAACGTAGTTGATACACTACTGATAACCGATGATACAAATCTTTATCGACTGGAAGTAAAATGCAAGCGATGTCAGAATGTACAAGAGGAAATAATCGAGCGTCCCAAGCTCATCCCAAGACAGACTGAGATGCTCAACAAGCCATGTCCTGCTTGCAAGAGCATGGACCAAGAGGCAGTATCACAAGATATCGTAGATTACATCTCCCTGATTGCAACTCCTGTCGGCACAAAGGTCGAGGTCATATCAGGTGCCTCAGAATATGGAGCAATGCTAAGCAGCCTTGGCAAAATAGGCGCCATCTTAAGGTACAATCCCAACCAGTAA
- a CDS encoding winged helix-turn-helix domain-containing protein: MSRKFTLPQLKKYDVTQKVIEALADAESRTILFSLIKQGRTAAEIADKYKIPLSSVYKKLADLEDLTLIHVERWMISEKGRKFKVYRSRISKADISIKKPEPILVLAPNSM, encoded by the coding sequence TTGAGCCGAAAGTTTACCCTACCCCAACTTAAAAAATATGACGTAACACAAAAAGTCATAGAGGCTCTAGCAGACGCTGAATCCAGGACGATCCTGTTTTCTTTGATAAAACAGGGTCGGACTGCAGCCGAAATTGCAGACAAATACAAGATACCGCTAAGCTCAGTTTACAAAAAGCTTGCAGACCTTGAGGATTTAACACTAATACATGTGGAAAGATGGATGATATCAGAGAAGGGAAGAAAGTTCAAGGTGTACAGAAGTAGGATAAGTAAGGCCGACATTAGCATAAAAAAACCAGAGCCAATACTGGTTCTTGCACCGAACAGCATGTGA
- a CDS encoding CbtA family protein: MKTSLFIAIVLLAGCTAGIIHGLVNLAIVEPYLDTAIGIENEHLFATGEAENTAEFQAEYAAYRIWQKGGQLLAGAILGTSIGALFGIVFGFSRKVLPGTGFIKKSLFLAAIMWATLYVIPLLKYPANPPTVGDPETIVLRQALYLGFIAISGFGALGFYQIYKRINKKFLAFVGYAALVSAAFVIMPANPDPVTAPEDLVNGFRITSAVAVSAFWLSVGVILGALWQKLQPDRIPQSKFSN, from the coding sequence ATGAAAACGTCTCTTTTTATCGCCATAGTGCTTTTGGCTGGATGCACTGCAGGCATCATCCATGGCCTTGTGAATTTGGCAATTGTTGAGCCTTATCTTGACACTGCAATAGGAATTGAGAATGAGCATCTGTTTGCCACAGGGGAGGCAGAAAATACGGCAGAATTTCAGGCAGAGTATGCCGCATACAGGATATGGCAGAAAGGCGGCCAGTTGCTGGCAGGTGCCATACTAGGTACATCAATTGGTGCATTATTTGGGATAGTTTTCGGTTTTTCACGTAAAGTTTTGCCAGGTACAGGTTTTATCAAAAAATCGTTGTTCTTGGCAGCAATAATGTGGGCCACACTGTATGTCATACCATTGCTCAAATATCCGGCAAATCCACCAACTGTGGGAGACCCCGAAACAATAGTGCTAAGGCAGGCACTCTATCTTGGATTCATAGCAATCTCTGGCTTTGGCGCTCTTGGGTTTTACCAAATCTATAAGAGGATAAATAAAAAGTTCCTAGCGTTTGTAGGGTATGCGGCACTAGTCTCTGCAGCCTTTGTAATAATGCCTGCAAATCCTGACCCTGTTACTGCCCCAGAGGATTTGGTTAACGGGTTTAGAATAACTTCGGCAGTAGCAGTTTCTGCATTCTGGCTTTCTGTCGGCGTCATACTAGGCGCATTGTGGCAAAAACTGCAACCTGATCGTATTCCGCAGTCAAAATTTAGCAACTAA
- a CDS encoding DsbA family protein encodes MVKYHLIAIPVVIGIVAGIFASSYFGNQNDDTVGFTKNEIIRNGSPILGNSFAPVTIVEFGDYQCTYCMKFHSSSLETIKEEYIQAGKVNLVFQDFALNGPASVLAAEASHCAKDQNKFWEYHDEIYKNWNGENTGWVTKDSLREFAKSVDLQMEQFDSCLDSSKYREQVLQTYDLGEKLGINATPSFLIISGDRIIKITGNQPIDVFRKTLDGL; translated from the coding sequence GTGGTAAAATACCATCTAATTGCAATTCCTGTGGTAATAGGAATAGTAGCAGGCATCTTTGCGTCATCTTATTTTGGAAATCAGAATGATGATACGGTCGGATTTACAAAAAACGAGATAATCCGAAACGGCTCGCCAATACTTGGAAACTCGTTTGCACCAGTCACAATCGTAGAATTCGGAGACTATCAATGTACTTATTGTATGAAATTTCATAGCTCAAGCCTTGAGACCATAAAGGAGGAATATATCCAAGCAGGGAAAGTCAACTTGGTGTTTCAGGACTTTGCCCTGAACGGCCCCGCATCAGTTCTTGCCGCCGAGGCATCACACTGCGCCAAGGACCAAAACAAATTCTGGGAATACCACGATGAGATATACAAGAACTGGAACGGCGAGAACACAGGCTGGGTTACAAAAGATTCTCTTAGAGAATTTGCCAAATCAGTAGACCTGCAGATGGAACAGTTTGATTCTTGTCTTGATTCGTCAAAATACAGAGAGCAAGTGCTTCAAACATACGATCTTGGCGAAAAGCTTGGAATCAACGCAACTCCATCATTTCTTATAATCAGCGGAGATAGAATTATCAAAATAACTGGAAACCAGCCAATCGACGTGTTTAGAAAGACACTTGATGGTCTTTAG
- a CDS encoding CbtB domain-containing protein, which yields MSISKEIAVSKTSVPKLALLALAAVFAFGMFVVGYDQGHLFSIAFGDQAYADMYIHELTHDMRHAAGFPCH from the coding sequence ATGTCTATCTCAAAAGAGATTGCAGTTTCAAAGACATCTGTTCCAAAATTGGCGCTGCTTGCACTAGCTGCAGTGTTTGCATTTGGAATGTTCGTAGTCGGCTATGACCAAGGTCATCTGTTTAGCATTGCTTTCGGCGACCAGGCATATGCTGACATGTACATACACGAGCTCACACATGACATGAGACATGCCGCAGGATTTCCCTGTCACTAG